The following coding sequences are from one Diadema setosum chromosome 9, eeDiaSeto1, whole genome shotgun sequence window:
- the LOC140232708 gene encoding uncharacterized protein, protein MSLGQEAVQWRDELSMNNSLQDILGPSGITICPEELLELKSVFGFSWKKLRRLKSWLRERQIRTADEGRVRNLHEEIIRDNLIGEYVPMQVTCESSRNVEIQQAPLVYVKDVKSLVYEMLNEYEQLDELTWHNGSIPEEEVWVKVGGDKGGGTFKLMVQLANVGRPNSLHNTRVILLFPGNDSPYNLQVALKSVQAQIEELSHSHWREKKIRLFVFGDYEYLTRMYGLSGPSGRHCCLHCSVTRQDMAIPPAERKAPQQARTLESLDISLSKFKQHSIAKEAFNVIRPPFFQIPIDQVCPPGLHISLGLFLKHFNSMSERCHGIDVKIMEKLAVRGEELSHARTAYKQAMRKFSLQNKAKELEEEIDDLIQQHTMVALLYDTEPPATILEMADEKRKEKREVVIFHDMMRAMK, encoded by the exons ATGTCACTAGGACAGGAAGCCGTCCAATGGAGAGATGAGTTGTCCATGAACAACAGTCTGCAAGACATCCTAGGGCCCTCTGGTATCACCATTTGTCCAGAAGAATTGCTGGAGCTGAAGTCGGTATTTGGCTTCAGTTGGAAAAAGCTTCGAAGGCTGAAGAG CTGGTTGAGGGAGAGGCAGATACGCACAGCGGATGAGGGAAGAGTGAGAAACCTCCACGAAGAGATCATTAGGGACAACCTGATAGGAGAGTATGTACCCATGCAGGTTACATGTGAATCATCAAGAAATGTGGAGATCCAGCAAGCGCCACTGGTGTATGTGAAAGATGTCAAGTCCCTGGTGTATGAAATGCTCAATGAGTATGAACA ACTTGATGAACTGACATGGCATAACGGCAGCATTCCTGAGGAGGAGGTTTGGGTGAAAGTGGGAGGCGATAAGGGAGGGGGCACATTTAAGCTAATGGTGCAGCTAGCCAACGTTGGTCGTCCAAACAGTCTCCACAATACCCGTGTGATCCTACTGTTCCCAGGAAATGACTCCCCCTACAATCTCCAGGTGGCATTGAAGTCGGTGCAAGCACAGATTGAAGAGTTATCCCACTCCCACTGGAG GGAAAAGAAGATCCGGCTCTTTGTGTTTGGTGATTATGAATACCTGACACGCATGTACGGGCTATCTGGACCTAGTG GGCGTCATTGCTGTCTGCACTGCTCAGTAACACGGCAAGACATGGCCATTCCACCAGCTGAGAGAAAGGCTCCCCAACAGGCCCGAACACTTGAGAGCTTGGACATATCCCTGAGCAAGTTCAAGCAGCACAGCATTGCTAAGGAGGCCTTCAATGTAATCCGCCCGCCGTTCTTCCAAATCCCAATCGACCAA GTCTGTCCACCCGGTCTCCACATCTCATTAGGCCTCTTCCTCAAACACTTCAATTCCATGAGCGAAAGATGTCACGGAATTGATGTGAAAATCATGGAGAAGCTGGCAGTGAGGGGAGAAGAGCTGTCTCATGCCAGGACAGCATACAAGCAAGCCATGCGAAAGTTCTCCCTGCAAAACAAAGCCAAGGAGCTGGAGGAAGAGATTGATGACTTGATACAGCAGCATACCATGGTTGCCCTGTTGTACGACACTGAGCCTCCTGCAACAATTCTGGAGATGGCTGATGAAAAGAGGAAGGAGAAACGTGAAGtggtaatatttcatgacatgatGAGAGCTATGAAATAA